In one Streptomyces marincola genomic region, the following are encoded:
- a CDS encoding DUF461 domain-containing protein, with the protein MSSSLRRGVAAAFFAFSAVGATACGAGVNAETGQVNPDNASAAVDDIDVQNVNLVLPEGPEGPGGISARLFNSGSQDQTLDAVVLTDGGAPLELVPAEGESSLVVPARGSLALGGEGNAAALLSDPAAADVALGNAQGLSFVLSEAGEITLSARVVGDTNGFEYYEDWGPTPTAPEEPGAPAAPGGPDEEAPGGPGTTPEDGGEEPQNGTGEDGTGTGEEPGGPADDAPDAPGDGTAEDGTDVIEG; encoded by the coding sequence GTGAGCAGCAGCCTTCGACGCGGCGTTGCCGCCGCCTTCTTCGCGTTCTCGGCCGTCGGTGCGACGGCGTGCGGCGCCGGCGTGAATGCCGAGACCGGCCAGGTGAACCCCGACAACGCCTCCGCCGCGGTCGACGACATCGACGTGCAGAACGTCAACCTGGTCCTGCCCGAGGGACCCGAAGGACCCGGCGGCATCAGCGCGCGCCTGTTCAACTCCGGCAGCCAGGACCAGACCCTGGACGCCGTCGTCCTCACCGACGGCGGCGCCCCGCTCGAACTGGTACCGGCCGAGGGCGAGAGCAGCCTGGTCGTCCCGGCGCGCGGGTCCCTCGCCCTGGGCGGCGAGGGCAACGCGGCGGCCCTCCTCTCCGACCCGGCCGCCGCGGACGTGGCGCTCGGCAACGCCCAGGGGCTCTCGTTCGTGCTGAGCGAGGCGGGTGAGATCACGCTGTCCGCCCGCGTGGTCGGCGACACCAACGGCTTCGAGTACTACGAGGACTGGGGGCCGACGCCCACCGCCCCGGAGGAGCCCGGCGCGCCCGCGGCGCCCGGCGGCCCCGACGAGGAGGCCCCCGGCGGCCCCGGGACGACGCCCGAGGACGGCGGCGAGGAACCGCAGAACGGAACGGGCGAGGACGGCACCGGCACGGGCGAGGAGCCCGGCGGCCCCGCCGACGACGCCCCGGACGCCCCGGGGGACGGCACCGCCGAGGACGGCACGGACGTCATCGAGGGCTGA
- the mshA gene encoding D-inositol-3-phosphate glycosyltransferase translates to MRTSVTAGRVAAGPRGPRGAGAGGAGTSGHPAGEEDGPGRGCTVRAPCGFVRRQSGGTVAHVGRVAMLSVHTSPLDQPGTGDAGGMNVYIVQLSRQLAAQGVEVEIFTRATSGGLAPTVELTPGVRVRHVEAGPYEGLSKEELPSQLCAFTHGVMQAWAGQPPGYFDLVHSHYWLSGHVGWLAAERWGVPLVHAMHTMAKVKNASLATGDTPEPAARVIGETQIVQSADRLIANTAQEAAQLVDHYDADPLRTAVVHPGVNLGTFCPADGRAAARARLGLPQDALIPLFAGRIQPLKGPDILLHAVRELLDGDPSLRSRLWVPVVGGPSGSGLARPERMQKLAARLGLADLVHFFPPVGQERLADWYRAANVLMMPSYNESFGLVAAEAQACGTPVVAAAVGGLPVVVRDGATGFLIDGHDPVDWAAALRAFAERPGLSERLGAAAARHARRFGWDTAAAGTLAVYRRAVEAHRFSRRGGGLRSAHG, encoded by the coding sequence ATGCGGACGAGCGTAACGGCCGGGCGGGTGGCCGCAGGGCCGCGTGGGCCGCGTGGGGCGGGCGCGGGTGGAGCCGGGACGAGTGGGCACCCGGCAGGGGAAGAGGATGGCCCGGGGCGTGGTTGCACGGTGCGCGCACCATGCGGATTCGTACGTCGTCAGTCAGGAGGCACGGTGGCACACGTCGGCCGGGTCGCGATGCTCAGCGTCCACACCTCGCCGCTGGATCAGCCGGGCACCGGGGACGCCGGCGGGATGAACGTCTACATCGTCCAGCTGTCCCGCCAGCTCGCCGCGCAGGGGGTCGAGGTCGAGATCTTCACGCGCGCCACGTCCGGCGGCCTGGCGCCCACCGTGGAGCTGACGCCGGGCGTGCGCGTGCGCCACGTGGAGGCGGGGCCTTACGAGGGTTTGAGCAAGGAGGAGCTGCCGTCGCAGCTGTGCGCGTTCACGCACGGCGTCATGCAGGCGTGGGCGGGGCAGCCGCCGGGCTACTTCGACCTGGTGCACTCGCACTACTGGCTGTCCGGGCACGTCGGCTGGCTGGCGGCGGAGCGCTGGGGCGTTCCGCTGGTGCACGCGATGCACACGATGGCGAAGGTCAAGAACGCGTCGCTGGCCACGGGGGACACACCGGAGCCGGCCGCGCGCGTGATCGGCGAGACGCAGATCGTGCAGTCCGCCGACCGGCTGATCGCGAACACCGCGCAGGAGGCGGCCCAGCTGGTCGACCACTACGACGCCGACCCGCTGCGGACCGCGGTCGTGCACCCGGGCGTGAACCTGGGGACGTTCTGCCCCGCGGACGGCAGGGCGGCGGCGCGGGCGCGGCTCGGGCTGCCGCAGGACGCGCTGATCCCGCTGTTCGCGGGCCGCATCCAGCCCCTGAAGGGGCCGGACATCCTGCTGCACGCGGTCAGGGAACTGCTCGACGGCGACCCGTCGCTGCGTTCGCGGCTGTGGGTCCCCGTGGTGGGCGGGCCGAGCGGCAGCGGGCTCGCGCGGCCCGAGCGGATGCAGAAGCTGGCCGCCCGTCTCGGGCTGGCCGACCTGGTGCACTTCTTCCCGCCGGTCGGGCAGGAGCGGCTCGCGGACTGGTACCGGGCGGCGAACGTGCTGATGATGCCGTCGTACAACGAGTCGTTCGGTCTTGTGGCGGCCGAGGCGCAGGCGTGCGGCACGCCGGTGGTGGCCGCGGCGGTCGGCGGGCTGCCCGTGGTGGTGCGCGACGGGGCCACGGGGTTCCTCATCGACGGGCACGACCCGGTGGACTGGGCGGCGGCGCTGCGCGCGTTCGCGGAGCGGCCGGGTCTCTCGGAACGGCTCGGTGCGGCGGCGGCGCGGCACGCGCGGCGTTTCGGCTGGGACACGGCGGCGGCCGGCACTCTCGCGGTGTACCGGCGGGCGGTGGAGGCGCACCGGTTCTCGCGGCGCGGCGGCGGGCTACGATCCGCGCATGGCTGA
- a CDS encoding phosphoglyceromutase: protein MADAPYKLILLRHGESEWNAKNLFTGWVDVNLTDKGEREAVRGGELLTDAGLLPDVLHTSTLKRAIRTANLALDAADRAWIPVRRSWRLNERHYGALQGKDKAATLAEFGEEQFMKWRRSYDTPPPELADGAEWSQSDDPRYAALPSEVRPRTECLKDVVVRMLPYWYDAIVPDLATGRTVLVAAHGNSLRALVKHLDGISDADIVGLNIPTGIPLLYELDADYRPVVPHGTYLDPEAAKAAIEAVKNQGKK from the coding sequence ATGGCCGACGCACCGTACAAGCTGATCCTGCTCCGCCACGGCGAGAGCGAATGGAACGCGAAGAACCTGTTCACCGGCTGGGTGGACGTCAACCTGACGGACAAGGGCGAACGCGAGGCCGTGCGCGGCGGTGAGCTGCTGACGGACGCCGGGCTGCTGCCCGACGTGCTGCACACCTCCACCCTCAAGCGCGCCATCCGCACCGCGAACCTCGCGCTCGACGCCGCCGACCGCGCCTGGATCCCGGTGCGCCGCTCCTGGCGTCTGAACGAGCGGCACTACGGCGCGCTCCAGGGCAAGGACAAGGCCGCCACGCTCGCCGAGTTCGGCGAGGAGCAGTTCATGAAGTGGCGCCGCTCCTACGACACCCCGCCGCCTGAGCTCGCGGACGGCGCCGAGTGGTCGCAGAGCGACGACCCGCGCTACGCCGCGCTGCCCAGCGAGGTCAGGCCGCGCACCGAGTGCCTCAAGGACGTCGTCGTCCGCATGCTGCCCTACTGGTACGACGCCATCGTGCCCGACCTGGCCACGGGCAGGACCGTGCTGGTCGCCGCCCACGGCAACAGCCTGCGGGCCCTGGTCAAGCACCTCGACGGCATCTCGGACGCCGACATCGTGGGCCTGAACATCCCCACCGGCATCCCGCTGCTGTACGAGCTCGACGCCGACTACCGCCCGGTCGTCCCGCACGGCACCTACCTCGACCCCGAGGCCGCGAAGGCCGCGATCGAGGCCGTGAAGAACCAGGGCAAGAAGTAA
- a CDS encoding sensor histidine kinase, translating into MDVNAAVAAVAAIAGLCTGVVAMLAFRLSERERTGPSGGAQQQAEAVLPPGVDTVLSVLRSSAVVLDESDGVVKASSAAYALGLVRGGRLAVDPMLKMARDTRRDGEIRETEIDLPRRGRGLGRADVLAVSARAAPLGSRLVLLLVEDLTEARRIEAVRRDFVANVSHELKTPAGALSLLSEAVLDAADDPVAVTRFAGRMQNEATRLTNLIQELIDLSRVQDNDMLAGAELVPVGDLVTEALERCRQQAGSKHITIASGGIDELAVWGNRAQLAAALGNLVENAVNYSPPHTRVAIAGARVPSSSGELVEIAVTDQGVGIPETDRERVFERFYRVDPARSRATGGTGLGLAIVKHVAASHGGEVQVWSAEGQGSTFTLRLPEPGSARDRHLAARKKRDRLGGTLHEPAEFAESADADAEAEHQPQPTRTNDPAREVLP; encoded by the coding sequence ATGGACGTGAACGCGGCGGTCGCCGCAGTGGCAGCGATCGCCGGGCTGTGCACCGGTGTCGTCGCCATGCTGGCATTCCGTCTCAGTGAGCGCGAACGCACAGGTCCTTCCGGTGGTGCGCAGCAGCAGGCTGAGGCCGTGCTGCCGCCGGGCGTCGACACGGTGCTGTCGGTGCTGCGCTCCTCCGCCGTCGTGCTCGACGAGAGCGACGGCGTGGTGAAGGCGAGCTCCGCCGCCTACGCGCTCGGCCTCGTCCGCGGCGGTCGGCTCGCCGTCGACCCCATGCTGAAGATGGCCCGCGACACCAGGCGGGACGGCGAGATCCGCGAGACGGAGATCGACCTGCCCAGGCGCGGGCGCGGCCTCGGCCGCGCCGACGTGCTCGCCGTCTCGGCCCGCGCGGCCCCGCTCGGCTCCCGCCTGGTGCTGCTGCTCGTGGAGGACCTCACCGAGGCCCGCCGCATCGAGGCCGTCCGGCGCGATTTCGTGGCCAACGTCAGCCACGAGCTGAAGACCCCCGCGGGCGCCCTGTCGCTGCTCTCCGAGGCCGTGCTCGACGCCGCGGACGACCCCGTCGCCGTCACGCGTTTCGCCGGGCGCATGCAGAACGAGGCGACCCGCCTCACCAACCTCATCCAGGAGCTGATCGACCTCTCCCGGGTGCAGGACAACGACATGCTCGCCGGCGCCGAGCTGGTGCCGGTCGGCGACCTGGTCACCGAGGCGCTGGAACGCTGCCGCCAGCAGGCCGGCAGCAAGCACATCACGATCGCCTCGGGCGGCATCGACGAACTGGCCGTGTGGGGCAACCGCGCCCAGCTCGCCGCGGCCCTGGGCAACCTGGTGGAGAACGCGGTGAACTACAGCCCGCCGCACACCCGGGTCGCCATCGCGGGCGCGCGCGTGCCGTCCTCCTCGGGGGAGCTCGTCGAGATCGCCGTCACCGACCAGGGCGTCGGCATTCCCGAGACCGACAGGGAACGCGTCTTCGAACGCTTCTACCGCGTCGACCCGGCCAGGTCCCGCGCCACCGGCGGGACGGGCCTCGGGCTGGCGATCGTCAAACACGTGGCCGCCTCGCACGGCGGGGAGGTCCAGGTCTGGAGCGCTGAAGGACAGGGCTCCACCTTCACCCTGCGGCTGCCGGAACCCGGCAGCGCGCGGGACCGCCACCTGGCGGCGCGCAAAAAGCGCGACCGCCTCGGTGGCACCCTGCATGAACCGGCGGAGTTCGCCGAGAGCGCCGATGCCGACGCCGAGGCGGAACACCAGCCGCAACCCACCCGCACCAACGATCCCGCCCGGGAGGTCCTCCCGTGA
- a CDS encoding response regulator transcription factor, producing MTRVLVVEDEESFSDVLSYMLRKEGFEVATAATGPEGLDEFERNGADLVLLDLMLPGLPGTEVCRQLRGRSNVPVIMVTAKDSEIDKVVGLEIGADDYVTKPFSSRELVARIRAVLRRRGESEEESPAALEAGPVRMDVDRHVVTVAGRKVDLPLKEFDLLAMLLRNAGRVLTRMQLIDRVWGADYVGDTKTLDVHVKRLRAKIEPDPGAPRYLVTVRGLGYKFEP from the coding sequence GTGACCCGAGTGCTCGTCGTCGAGGACGAGGAGTCGTTCAGCGACGTCCTGTCGTACATGCTCCGCAAGGAAGGCTTCGAGGTCGCCACCGCGGCCACGGGTCCCGAAGGGCTCGACGAGTTCGAGCGCAACGGCGCCGACCTCGTCCTGCTCGACCTCATGCTGCCGGGCCTGCCCGGCACGGAGGTGTGCCGCCAGCTGCGCGGCCGTTCCAACGTCCCGGTCATCATGGTGACCGCCAAGGACAGTGAGATCGACAAGGTCGTCGGCCTGGAGATAGGGGCCGACGACTACGTGACCAAGCCGTTCTCCTCGCGGGAGCTGGTCGCCCGCATCCGCGCGGTGCTCAGGCGCCGCGGGGAGTCGGAGGAGGAGAGCCCGGCCGCCCTGGAGGCGGGCCCGGTGCGCATGGACGTGGACCGGCACGTGGTCACCGTCGCAGGGCGCAAGGTCGACCTGCCGCTGAAGGAGTTCGACCTGCTGGCGATGCTGCTGCGCAACGCCGGCCGGGTCCTCACCCGGATGCAGCTCATCGACCGGGTCTGGGGGGCCGACTACGTCGGCGACACCAAGACCCTCGACGTGCACGTCAAGCGGCTGCGCGCCAAGATCGAGCCCGACCCGGGTGCCCCGCGCTACCTGGTCACCGTGCGCGGCCTCGGCTACAAGTTCGAGCCGTAG
- a CDS encoding type III secretion system chaperone family protein produces MAERDAAGAERVIEDYLRDAGAEWERAGRGHFVVTLPGTRKLSTTCSLVVGRHAVSVNAFVIRRPDENEAGVHRWLLERNTRLYVVAFAVDRLGDVYLAGRLPLAAVTPAEVDRVLGTVLEHADGSFNTLLELGFAGAIRKEYAWRRARGESTRNLDAFAHLTRPRAGGGDARAGGDGAGG; encoded by the coding sequence ATGGCTGAACGGGACGCGGCCGGCGCGGAGCGGGTGATCGAGGACTACCTGCGCGACGCGGGCGCGGAGTGGGAGCGGGCGGGCCGCGGGCACTTCGTGGTGACGCTGCCGGGGACGCGCAAGCTGTCGACGACGTGTTCGCTGGTGGTGGGCCGGCACGCGGTGTCGGTGAACGCGTTCGTCATCCGGCGGCCGGACGAGAACGAGGCCGGCGTGCACCGCTGGCTGCTGGAGCGGAACACGCGCCTGTACGTCGTGGCGTTCGCGGTGGACCGGCTCGGTGACGTGTACCTCGCGGGGCGGCTGCCGCTCGCCGCCGTCACGCCCGCCGAGGTGGACCGCGTGCTCGGGACCGTGCTCGAACACGCGGACGGCTCGTTCAACACGCTGCTCGAACTGGGTTTCGCGGGCGCGATCAGGAAGGAGTACGCCTGGCGGCGGGCGCGCGGTGAGTCGACGCGCAACCTTGACGCGTTCGCGCACCTGACGCGTCCGCGCGCCGGCGGGGGCGACGCGCGCGCCGGCGGGGACGGCGCGGGGGGCTGA
- a CDS encoding SpoIIE family protein phosphatase/ATP-binding protein, producing MRAILRSRRNGRERGSSVFSVRSVVGQMFILLVGLVSLLVAAAVVILVVQSRHVKTEAAFDRSLGVAAAVAASPSTVEALRSPDPTRLLQPRAEAIRKRADVDFVVVMSPEGTRWTHPEEDRIGRHFVGTIGPAREGRVVRESVDGTIGPLHQVTLPVRDEDGEIVGLVSSGVTVGSINLMLTDELPLLLGTGGGVIALASGGAALVSRRLLRQTRGLGPDEITRMYEHHDTVLHSVREGVLIVDENGRMLLANDEAKRLLGLPDDAPGRPVGDLGLDRAALALLTADREVTDEVHLSGGRLLAVNHRLVAPPGGGPPTGVTTLRDTTEMRALSGRAEAAQKRLSLLYAASVRIGTTLEIGRTAEELAEVAVPDFADYVTVDLIEEVLNGEAPGEAPAAMRRAAVGGVEESHPLRQARSRVVLGRDSPQMDNLAAGRAVVENDLPGTDWWHGGDPEHAALLRDHGFHSLVTAPLHARNTVLGVAAFWRAENPEPFDGEDLSLAEELAARTAVCVDNARRYTREHGMAATLQRSLLPRALPDQNAVEAAYRYRPAQAVGGDFFDVIPLSGARVALVVGDVVGHGLRAAATMGRLRTAVYNFAALDLPPDEVLGRLDELADRTDRDETDGEDVGSVTGATCLYAIYDPVEGLCTMARAGHLPPALIHPDGRVEFPEVPAQPPLGVGGMPFETAELRLAEGTGLVLYTDGLVEARDRDIDTGLDLLRTALERAPRAPEAACDDVLAAMLPEPPSDDVALLMARTRVLSPDRVATWDVPFDPAAVSAVRADAARRLADWGLSEAAFVTELILTELVTNAIRHAAGPIRLRLLRDRALICEVSDGSSTSPHPRNASATDEGGRGLFLVTQYADRWGTRYTPDGKIIWAEQRLPRRAGRRPSAGA from the coding sequence ATGAGGGCAATACTGCGGAGTCGGCGGAACGGGCGGGAGCGCGGCTCCTCCGTGTTCAGCGTCCGCAGCGTCGTGGGGCAGATGTTCATCCTGCTGGTCGGTCTTGTCTCGCTGCTCGTCGCCGCCGCCGTGGTGATCCTCGTCGTGCAGTCCCGGCACGTGAAGACCGAGGCCGCCTTCGACCGGTCCCTCGGGGTGGCCGCGGCCGTCGCCGCGTCCCCGAGCACCGTCGAGGCGCTGCGCTCCCCCGACCCGACCCGCCTGCTCCAGCCGCGGGCCGAGGCCATCAGGAAGCGCGCCGACGTGGACTTCGTGGTCGTGATGAGCCCGGAAGGGACCCGTTGGACGCACCCGGAGGAGGACCGCATCGGCCGGCACTTCGTCGGCACGATCGGCCCGGCCAGGGAGGGCCGCGTGGTCCGCGAGTCCGTCGACGGGACCATCGGCCCCCTGCACCAGGTCACGCTGCCCGTGCGCGACGAGGACGGCGAGATCGTCGGCCTCGTCAGCTCCGGCGTCACGGTCGGCAGCATCAACCTCATGCTCACCGACGAACTGCCGCTCCTGCTCGGCACGGGCGGCGGCGTGATCGCCCTGGCCAGCGGCGGCGCCGCCCTGGTCAGCCGCCGCCTGCTGCGGCAGACGCGCGGCCTCGGCCCCGACGAGATCACCCGCATGTACGAGCACCACGACACGGTGCTGCACTCGGTGCGCGAGGGCGTGCTGATCGTCGACGAGAACGGCCGCATGCTGCTGGCGAACGACGAGGCCAAACGGCTGCTCGGGCTGCCGGACGACGCCCCGGGGCGCCCGGTCGGCGACCTCGGGCTCGACCGGGCGGCCCTCGCGCTGCTGACCGCCGACCGCGAGGTGACGGACGAGGTGCACCTGTCGGGCGGCCGGCTGCTCGCCGTCAACCACCGGCTGGTGGCCCCGCCGGGCGGCGGCCCGCCCACCGGCGTGACGACGCTCAGGGACACCACCGAGATGCGCGCGCTCTCCGGCCGCGCCGAGGCCGCCCAGAAACGCCTGTCGCTGCTGTACGCCGCGAGCGTGCGCATCGGCACCACGCTGGAGATCGGCCGCACCGCCGAGGAGCTGGCCGAGGTCGCCGTCCCCGACTTCGCCGACTACGTCACGGTCGACCTCATCGAGGAGGTGCTGAACGGCGAGGCGCCGGGCGAGGCGCCGGCCGCCATGCGCCGCGCGGCCGTCGGCGGCGTCGAGGAGAGCCATCCGCTGCGGCAGGCGCGGTCCCGCGTCGTGCTCGGGCGCGACTCGCCGCAGATGGACAACCTGGCGGCCGGGCGCGCCGTCGTCGAGAACGACCTGCCCGGCACCGACTGGTGGCACGGCGGCGACCCCGAACACGCCGCGCTGCTGCGCGACCACGGCTTCCACTCGCTGGTCACCGCGCCGCTGCACGCCCGGAACACGGTCCTCGGCGTCGCGGCGTTCTGGCGGGCGGAGAACCCGGAGCCGTTCGACGGCGAGGACCTGTCCCTCGCCGAGGAACTGGCCGCGCGCACCGCTGTCTGCGTCGACAACGCCCGCCGCTACACGCGCGAGCACGGCATGGCCGCCACGCTCCAGCGCAGCCTGCTGCCGCGCGCGCTTCCCGACCAGAACGCCGTCGAGGCCGCCTACCGCTACCGGCCGGCGCAGGCGGTCGGCGGGGACTTCTTCGACGTGATCCCGCTCTCGGGGGCCCGCGTCGCGCTCGTCGTCGGCGACGTCGTGGGGCACGGGCTGCGCGCCGCGGCCACCATGGGCCGGCTGCGCACCGCCGTGTACAACTTCGCGGCGCTCGACCTGCCGCCCGACGAGGTGCTCGGCCGGCTCGACGAACTGGCCGACCGCACCGACCGGGACGAGACGGACGGCGAGGACGTGGGCTCCGTCACCGGCGCGACCTGCCTGTACGCCATCTACGACCCGGTCGAGGGCCTGTGCACCATGGCCAGGGCCGGGCACCTGCCGCCGGCGCTGATCCACCCGGACGGCCGGGTCGAGTTCCCCGAGGTGCCCGCGCAGCCGCCGCTCGGCGTCGGCGGCATGCCGTTCGAGACGGCCGAGCTGCGGCTGGCCGAGGGCACCGGCCTCGTCCTGTACACGGACGGCCTCGTCGAGGCCAGGGACCGGGACATCGACACCGGCCTCGACCTGCTGCGGACCGCGCTCGAACGCGCCCCGCGCGCCCCCGAGGCGGCCTGCGACGACGTGCTCGCCGCGATGCTGCCCGAGCCGCCGTCCGACGACGTCGCGCTGCTCATGGCGCGCACGCGCGTGCTGTCGCCCGACCGGGTCGCGACGTGGGACGTGCCGTTCGACCCGGCGGCGGTGTCGGCCGTCCGCGCCGACGCGGCGCGCCGGCTCGCGGACTGGGGTCTTTCGGAGGCCGCGTTCGTCACGGAGCTGATCCTCACCGAGCTGGTCACGAACGCCATCCGGCACGCCGCGGGCCCCATCCGGCTGCGGCTGCTGCGCGACCGCGCCCTGATCTGCGAGGTCTCCGACGGCAGCAGCACCTCGCCGCACCCGCGCAACGCCTCCGCCACGGACGAGGGCGGGCGCGGCCTCTTCCTGGTCACGCAGTACGCCGACCGGTGGGGCACGCGGTACACGCCGGACGGCAAGATCATCTGGGCGGAGCAGCGGCTGCCGCGGCGCGCGGGGCGCCGGCCGTCCGCCGGGGCGTGA
- the phoU gene encoding phosphate signaling complex protein PhoU, producing MRDAYHEELDAIGDNLVEMARFVGSAIGRATTAMLDADLKLAEAVIAADDKVDEMHRSLENAAIALLARQQPVATDLRIVVTSLRMSADLERCGDLAQHVAKVARLRYPDSAVPRELSATILEMGQLAQRLMAKATEVLITKDVDLAMQLEQDDDEMDSLHRTLFGHLLDDRWHHGIETAVDVTLLGRYYERFADHAVSIARRMVYLVTGEHADEFLPEPEATV from the coding sequence ATGCGTGACGCATACCACGAGGAACTCGACGCGATCGGTGACAACCTGGTCGAGATGGCCCGTTTCGTCGGGTCCGCCATCGGGCGTGCGACGACGGCCATGCTCGATGCCGACCTGAAGCTCGCGGAGGCGGTCATAGCCGCCGACGACAAGGTCGACGAGATGCACAGGTCCTTGGAGAACGCGGCGATAGCCCTGCTCGCGCGCCAGCAGCCGGTGGCCACGGACCTGCGGATCGTCGTCACCTCGCTGCGGATGAGCGCCGATCTCGAACGGTGCGGCGACCTGGCGCAGCACGTCGCCAAGGTGGCCAGGCTCCGCTACCCCGACTCCGCCGTGCCGCGGGAGCTTTCGGCCACCATCCTGGAGATGGGCCAGCTCGCGCAGCGGCTGATGGCCAAGGCCACCGAGGTGCTGATCACCAAGGACGTCGACCTGGCCATGCAACTCGAACAGGACGACGACGAGATGGACTCGCTGCACCGGACGCTGTTCGGCCACCTGCTGGACGACCGGTGGCACCACGGCATCGAGACGGCGGTGGACGTCACGCTGCTGGGCCGGTACTACGAACGGTTCGCCGACCACGCCGTGTCGATCGCCCGGCGCATGGTCTACCTCGTCACCGGCGAGCACGCCGACGAGTTCCTGCCCGAGCCGGAGGCCACCGTCTGA
- a CDS encoding sensor histidine kinase, producing the protein MGDTGVRESWEHRWLLPGELRFGGGREPVRRTGRDWLVDTLAFAWAVLLWALLTGFEADAGHLPAWIVAIDAPAGALACLALWWRRRFPLLLAIAMLPLSVFSTTFAGALTVVLFNLGVRVPWRTALLVVAAHLLVTIPYLLIYTVPHAGGWTDAALAVAFILFVTTWGAGVRARRELVARLREDAQRERAEHARRLADARRTEREAIAREMHDVLAHRISLLSVHAGALAYRTGATARGAKPLSDAEIEDTAQLIRDTAHQALTELREVLTVLRGSPAAEEAPQPGVADIDELVAEARRAGQRVSWRRACDERALGSLRRQVQRTAYRVVQEGLTNARKHAPEARVEVTVAGGPGAGLTVAVRNALPVRGGADAVIPGAGAGLAGLEERVALDGGTIRHGARGTAFDLVAELPWPPPTAERGP; encoded by the coding sequence ATGGGCGACACGGGGGTGCGCGAATCCTGGGAGCACCGGTGGCTGCTGCCGGGGGAGCTGCGGTTCGGCGGCGGGCGCGAACCCGTGCGCCGCACGGGCCGGGACTGGCTGGTCGACACGCTGGCGTTCGCGTGGGCGGTGCTGCTGTGGGCGCTGCTCACCGGCTTCGAGGCCGATGCCGGCCACCTCCCCGCGTGGATCGTCGCGATCGACGCGCCGGCCGGGGCGCTGGCGTGCCTGGCCCTCTGGTGGCGGCGCCGATTCCCGCTGCTGCTCGCGATCGCGATGCTGCCGCTCAGCGTGTTCTCGACGACGTTCGCGGGAGCGCTCACCGTCGTCCTGTTCAACCTCGGGGTGCGCGTGCCGTGGCGCACCGCGCTGCTCGTGGTGGCGGCCCACCTGCTCGTCACGATCCCCTACCTGCTGATCTACACCGTGCCGCACGCGGGCGGGTGGACGGATGCCGCCCTCGCGGTGGCGTTCATCCTGTTCGTCACCACGTGGGGCGCGGGCGTGCGCGCCCGGCGCGAACTCGTGGCGCGGCTGCGGGAGGACGCGCAGCGGGAACGGGCCGAGCACGCCAGGCGGCTGGCGGACGCCAGGCGGACGGAGCGGGAGGCCATCGCCCGTGAGATGCACGACGTCCTGGCCCACCGGATCTCGTTGCTCTCCGTGCACGCCGGCGCGCTGGCGTACCGCACCGGCGCGACGGCGCGCGGCGCCAAGCCGCTGTCGGACGCGGAGATCGAGGACACCGCCCAGCTGATCCGCGACACCGCGCACCAGGCGCTGACGGAGCTGCGCGAGGTGCTGACCGTGCTGCGCGGCAGCCCCGCCGCCGAGGAGGCGCCGCAGCCCGGCGTGGCCGACATCGACGAACTGGTGGCCGAGGCCAGGCGCGCGGGCCAGCGCGTGAGCTGGCGGCGCGCGTGCGACGAGCGGGCGCTCGGCTCGCTGCGGCGCCAGGTGCAGCGCACCGCGTACCGGGTGGTGCAGGAGGGGCTGACGAACGCCCGCAAGCACGCCCCCGAGGCGCGGGTCGAGGTGACGGTGGCGGGCGGCCCCGGCGCGGGCCTCACGGTCGCGGTGCGCAACGCGCTCCCGGTCCGCGGCGGCGCGGATGCGGTGATCCCGGGCGCGGGGGCCGGGCTCGCGGGGCTTGAGGAACGGGTGGCCCTGGACGGCGGCACCATCAGGCACGGCGCACGCGGCACGGCGTTCGACCTCGTGGCCGAACTGCCCTGGCCGCCGCCGACCGCGGAGCGCGGCCCCTGA